From a region of the Phaseolus vulgaris cultivar G19833 chromosome 6, P. vulgaris v2.0, whole genome shotgun sequence genome:
- the LOC137830923 gene encoding uncharacterized protein, which translates to MARLKQTARVIASSSGAQPSASAPASPPPVVTSFHDNAKVYDWAPLALLSETSILLPEDHLNSLLSHDPDEPSCSIDRENDFHIRVRIPPRGMPICADDRATNGVPFVFVYSAIFKRLKLRLPFTFFEKELMMELNVAPCQLHPNAWAFIRAFQILCNHFGHNALVEVFLYFFEAKKPGDRFWVSLNGVAGRVLLGLYQQSFKDWKGIFYMISATPQSPHLLEGYPLYWVPQVQFKKPKDLETMAPYERELCGLLLGAKYDSARLIKDEFDVVSLKKYTDSMSGKDRRLAVLELAKRRAAKGTGSSSSTTEPIEAPPLSVAPAEGPEQGKKRKRLVKASSLVPAAAAASVEEESSGSPLIHRQRKKAVAEGVSSLQPGGIEVVEVEEGSPPPSPSTRPAPEPACPSSPGQKSPPISQPPTSPPAGQSPGPSAHPGGGVSTQNECAPPPITISTANAEHGGSGSRPSNTGANHENFSRVISMVRQHISNGELVDWSGEEIDAHLAKQMVLSLEFSTQHRKQKALEKKVKELEHDNESLHSDLEAAQGSVELMRGMVEKARREYLLQVQETIKMEILMGQTVGPLDCKVAELQAENSSLLERSQMVEELQAENASLRQQDSQRVEMLKAAKEATAAAEKKLEEAVGKLSEAASSLATLTTQRDAAEASRRSLEAEKEDLMNVGADSLIDGFELALEKVRCVLPELDLAQFSIHHSVVDGKLRPPTP; encoded by the exons atggctcgcttgaagcagaccgctcgtgtcattgcctcttcttctggtgcacagccctccgctagtgcaccagcttcgccaccgcctgttgtcacctcattccatgacaacgccaaggtctatgactgggcccctctggcgttgctatctgaaacgtccatcttgctacctgaggaccatcttaactcgcttctgagccacgacccggacgaaccctcgtgttccatagacagggaaaacgacttccacatccgagtccgcatccctccccgagggatgcccatttgcgctgacgacagggccaccaatggggtgcccttcgtttttgtttactccgcgatcttcaaaaggttgaagctgcgactccccttcaccttcttcgagaaagagctaatgatggagttgaacgtcgcgccctgccaactccaccccaatgcctgggccttcatccgggcgtttcagatcctgtgcaaccactttgggcacaacgcctTGGTGGAGGTAttcctttacttctttgaggcgaagaaaccaggggataggttttgggtcagcctgaacggggttgctggacgggtgcttctgggcctgtaccagcagtccttcaaagactggaagggcataTTTTATATGATATCCGCCACCCCTCAAAGCCCTCAtttgctcgaggggtaccccctctactgggttccccaggttcaatttaaaaaacccaaggacctcgagaccatggccccctacgagcgcgagctgtgtgggctgctcctgggggctaagtatgactccgctcgcctcatcaaggatgagtttgatgtggtttccCTGAAGAAATATACAG attcaatgtcagggaaagataggaggttggcggtgttggagctcgctaaacgccgagcggccaaagggactggctcttcctcttccaccaccgagccaatcgaagcccctccgctctcggtcgcgccagccgaaggccccgagcaagggaagaaaaggaaaagactggtgaaggcttcttcgcTGGTACCTGCCgctgctgctgcctcagtggaagaggaaagctcaggctcccccctcattcaccgccagaggaagaaagCAGTGGCTGAGGGGGTCTCGTCTCTCCAACCTGGAGGGATAGAGGTggtagaggtagaggaaggttcaccacctcccTCTCCCTCTACTCGACCTGCCCCAGAGCCCGCATGCCCATCTTCTCCTGGCCAAAAATCGCCCCCAATCTCTCAACCGccaacttcccccccagcaggccaatcacctggtccatccgctcaccctGGTGGGGGTGTTTCCACTCAAAACGAGTGCGCCCCGCCTCCAATAACAATCTCCACCGCCAATGCTGAACATGGTGGGTctggctcgcgcccaagcaacactggagccaaccatgagaacttcagtagagttatctccatggtgcgacagcacatcagcaatggggagctcgtcgactggagcggggaggagatagacgcacaccttgccaagcagatggtgctctcgctggagttctccacccagcatcgcaagcagaaagccctggagaagaaggtgaaggagcttgagcacgacaatgAGTCGCTACACAGTGACCTTGAAGCCGCTCAGGGGTCTGTCgagctgatgcgaggcatggtggagaaggccaggagggagtacttgctgcaggtccaggagaccatcaagatggagatcttgatggggcagactgttggtCCTCTGGACTGCAAGGTGGCAGAGCTACAGGCTGAGAATTCTTCTTTGCTCGAGCGGAgtcagatggtggaggagttacaggctgagaacgcctccctacgccaacaggattctcagcgggtggaaatgctcaaggccgccaaggaggcaactgctgctgccgaaaagaagcttgaggaggcagtgggcaagctgtctgaggctgcctcctcccttgctacccttaccacgcagagggatgctgcagaggcttcgaggcgaagtctggaggcggagaaagaggacttgatgaacgtgggcgccgattccctcattgatggattcgagctggcgctcgagaaagtccgctgcgtccttccagaactggaccttgcgcaattcagcattcatcactcggtggtagatgggaaacttaggcctcctactccctga
- the LOC137830924 gene encoding uncharacterized protein, with amino-acid sequence MSSLGTSKGILEIAKFGVYVTVPIILMYTFANNPGNLRKFMGNRSYIEYPPEAERPPSPEEIREMAREMARRRNSV; translated from the exons ATGTCGTCTCTGGGCACATCCAAAGGGATTCTAGAAATTGCCAAGTTCGGTGTGTATGTGACGGTACCAATCATTCTTATGTACACTTTTGCCAACAATCCCGGCAACCTCCGCAAGTTCATGGGAAAT AGGTCATACATTGAATATCCACCAGAGGCAGAAAGGCCACCATCACCGGAGGAAATTAGGGAGATGGCTCGGGAGATGGCCCGTAGAAGGAACAGTGTCTGA
- the LOC137830925 gene encoding uncharacterized protein encodes MEMMRALQENVVASRAEQEKMHEDLVASQARNEELNRVNEELRKAFQEQKERAEVERVALPSPPRVFPMPFSQEIMDTAVPTNMVAVKASFTGVEDPKAHLTAFHTQMMLSGGSDAVYCKMFMSTLSGTTLKWFVSLPTGHITTFQQFSKMFVEQYIVNKAPLLVSYYLFDVRQDQGESLKDYLNIFGARFVRLPGKDEDMFVMPSKRACYLDRLANR; translated from the coding sequence ATGGAGATGATGCGGGCATTGCAAGAGAACGTGGTTGCATCGCGTGCTGAACAAGAGAAAATGCATGAGGATCTAGTGGCCTCTCAGGCTAGGAACGAAGAGCTTAACAGAGTCAATGAAGAGTTGCGTAAAGCTTTTCAGGAACAGAAGGAGCGTGCAGAGGTGGAGAGAGTTGCACTGCCGTCTCCGCCGCGTGTTTTTCCAATGCCGTTTtctcaagagatcatggacaCGGCGGTTCCTACGAATATGGTGGCGGTGAAAGCGTCCTTCACCGGCGTAGAAGATCCTAAAGCTCACCTCACTgcgtttcacacgcagatgatgctctcgGGTGGTTCAGATGCGGTTTATTGTAAAATGTTCATGAGTACTCTCAGTGGTACAACGCTGAAGTGGTTTGTTAGTTTGCCTACTGGTCATATTACCACCTTCCAGCAGTTTTCCAAAATGTTTGTTGAGCAATACATAGTGAATAAGGCGCCGCTATTAGTGTCTTACTACTTGTTTGATGTAAGACAGGATCAAGGGGAGTCTTTGAAGGATTACTTGAACATATTTGGAGCTCGGTTTGTTCGTTTGCCAGGTAAAGACGAAGACATGTTTGTtatgccttcaaaaagggcgtgctacCTGGACCGTTTAGCGAATCGTTGA